The DNA segment ATTCGGTAGTACCGACGCGTTGGCGGTGATCGACGCCGGAATCGCTGCGGGGTCCGATGGGTCAGAGGCGGTGACGACGATCAGATCAGCGGCCGCCTCGGCCGCCAGCTCGGGCGAGAGGTCGACCGAGATCTCGTCGGCCCATTCCGGCCTCGGCGGGGTGGTGAAGCCTGCGCACTCGAGGGTGCTTCCGGCGAACGACGTCGGCCCGTACAGTGTCAGTTCGCCGGCGCGGGGGCGAATCAACTGTGCGGTCTTTCCAGCGGTGTCGTGCTTCTCGGCGATCTCGGCACACCGATTTTCGTAGGCGGTGAGCAGGTCCTCCGCCTTCGCCTCCTTGCCGAGAATGCGCCCGACGAACTGGACACTGTCGCGCCACGGATCGGACTGGGAGGCGATGAACACAGTCGGCGCAAGGGCGGCGAGTTGGTCGTAGTACTCGGCGTGCCGAGTCTCCGTTCCCAGGATGAGATCTGGTTGCAGGGCCGCGATGTCCTCGATGGTCGGTTCGGCAACCGTACCGACGGTCGCGATGTCCGCGGCCTCCGTCCCGAGGTACCCCGGCACGCCACTGGCCTCGCTGAGCACTGCGGTGCCGACGGGCACGACGCCGAGGGCGACTGTGGTGTCCAGCTCGACCGGCTCGAGGGTGACGATGCGCAGCGGGGTCTCGGGAACGTCGACCGTTCCCCGGACGGTCTCGATCGATCGCGTCGCGCTGCCTGCACTGTCGGAGGTTGCGTCGGTGGACGAACACGCCGTCGCAGCCACACCGA comes from the Rhodococcus sp. SBT000017 genome and includes:
- a CDS encoding iron-siderophore ABC transporter substrate-binding protein; translation: MAATACSSTDATSDSAGSATRSIETVRGTVDVPETPLRIVTLEPVELDTTVALGVVPVGTAVLSEASGVPGYLGTEAADIATVGTVAEPTIEDIAALQPDLILGTETRHAEYYDQLAALAPTVFIASQSDPWRDSVQFVGRILGKEAKAEDLLTAYENRCAEIAEKHDTAGKTAQLIRPRAGELTLYGPTSFAGSTLECAGFTTPPRPEWADEISVDLSPELAAEAAADLIVVTASDPSDPAAIPASITANASVLPNPHAVDLSYWITGVGPMGGQTVLDDIDRILSE